The Corynebacterium freiburgense region GTCTCCCACATTTGCTTGCCGCCTAACCGTGGTTGCTCGGTAACCCAGTCGGTGTAATACGACAATTCGCCGCTCATTGGAATTACAACGTTAACGTTCTTCTCCCGATAGAAATCGATTACATCAGTTTGCATAATCCAGTTCGCGGTCCCCTCACCACCGTCAGCACCGTTCAGCAAATAAATGGTCGGGCGATTTGCCTCGTGAGCTGGAATAACTACAAATGGAACATCTCGCTGCATTGAAGGTGAAAATGCCCAAAGTTCGTAAGCGTCGGTACGCCCATTGAGTTTTTCACGCCATTTTGGAGGTTCGATATCTGTGCGTGCGCTGGGGTTAATTGTTGCCAGCGGCGTGTCTCCTGCAACTTGGCCCGGAGTGAGTTCTGCTGCAGTAGCGGAACCAATAGAAGTGATTGTGGCAGTAAAAATGGCCAGAGCTGTTGCGGGCGCGACTAGACGGCGCACAAAGGACATAATTTTCCCTTCTAATTTCTTAGATTGCAGCACGGTGCTTTCTGTGTTTCATAGCAATTGCTATATCCGTTTCAGCGGTATCTACGTTAACATCTGTTGGGAGAATGCTTTCCGGCCATGTTGGGAGCATCCAAACTACTACCAAGGATTGGAGATCCATCAATGACTTTTATAGAGCAGATTCAGCTCGCTATTAACTCGGCCCTCGGTAACCTTTCTCATGCAGGTTCGTCCGGTTTCAGCTGGATTCTTGCTAGTCTTCGATTGCTCTAAGATTTTGTACAACTTTTGTGGTTAAGGTCGGCTCTTTGACCACAATGTGTTCCCCCCTGAAAAGCACCCCCAATGCCTCGGAACAAGGCAATGCGGGGTGCTTTCTCGTTTTGGTAGGTCAACGTAGCGACAAACATAGGTGCACCACGTATTCTTGGACCCGTGACTGAACATTTTGACGTTGTTGTACTCGGTGCGGGCCCGGGTGGCTATGTTTCCGCCATTCGCGCCTCCCAACTAGGCCTTAAAGTAGCCGTTGTGGAAAAGCAATACTGGGGCGGCGTGTGCCTCAATATTGGATGCATTCCATCCAAGGCGCTACTCAAGAATGCTGAACTCGCACACACTTTCAATCATGAAGCAAAGCTCTTCGGTATTTCTGGAGATGTTTCGTTTGATTTCGGTGCTGCGCATGATCGTTCTCGTAAAGTATCTTCCGGGATCGTAAAAGGTGTTCACTTCTTGATGAAGAAGAATAAGATCACCGAAATTGATGGCTTTGGCGTGTTTAAAGATGCCAAATCATTGCAGATTACTGAAGGCAAAGACGCTGGTAAGACCATTACCTTTGATAACTGCATTATTGCCACTGGTTCTGTTGTTCGTTCATTGCCGGGTGTTGAGCTTTCTGGCAATGTTGTTTCCTTTGAAGAACAGATCCTTTCGCGTGATTTGCCGGATTCCATGGTGATTGTTGGTGCTGGCGCCATTGGCATGGAATTTGCCTATGTCCTGTCTAACTATGGTGTTGACGTTACGATCGTTGAGTTTATGGATCGTGTCTTGCCGAATGAAGATGCGGACGTTTCCAAGGAGATCGCAAAGCAATACAAGAAGCTCGGCGTAAAGCTCCTTACCGGCTATAAGACCACCGGTGTGCGTGATAATGGTGATTCCGTTGAGGTTGATGTGGAGTCCAAGGATGGATCGAAGTCTGAGACCTTAATTGTTGATCGCGTAATGATCTCCATTGGCTTTGCGCCGCGCGTTGAGGGCTACGGTCTTGAGAACACCGGCGTGAAGCTTACGGATCGCGGCGCCATCGATATTGACGAACGCATGCGCACTAACGTTCCCGGTATTTACGCGATTGGCGACGTCACTGCCAAACTGCAACTTGCCCACGTTGCGGAGGCCCAGGGCGTCGTCGCCGCAGAAACAATTGCAAATGCAGAAACTATGGAACTCGGCGATTATATGATGATGCCTCGCGCAACATTCTGTAATCCGCAGGTTGCCTCCTTTGGCTACACCGAGGAGAAGGCTCGGGAAATCGCTAAGGCTGAAGGTCGCGAAATTAAGGTTGCTACCTTCCCGTTCTCTGCGAATGGTAAGGCGCAAGGCCTTGGTGAATCAGCAGGCTTTGTAAAGATTGTTGCGGATGCCGAATACGGCGAGCTGCTGGGGGCGCACATGGTTGGTTCTAATGTTTCAGAATTATTGCCTGAATTGACCCTTGCTCAGAAATTCGACCTTACGGCTGAAGAAATTGGCCGTAATATCCATACCCACCCAACACTTTCGGAAGCTATGAAAGAAGCTGCCGAAGGTATTTGTGGACATATGATTAATTTCTAAAGTTGCAGACTGCAAGCTCGAAAAAAAGTTTTTCAGCGTCAAAAGCAGTAAGGTTGGAGGCGTTGGCGCGATCGCAAAAGTGGCATCGTGTCGGCGCCTATACCTCAGTACGGTGCAATAGTTGAACGGTGTGCATCGATATTAATAGTGCGGTGCACGGGAGGGAATGCGCGCTGCGCGCAATTATCGCGGGTACATACGCGGCAACCTGCGCCTATGGGGGTTGCGCCACTGAAATTCTCCAGGTCCATACCCTGTGAATAGATCGTTCGTTCGGCGTGGCGTGCTTCGCACCCAAGTCCGATAGCAAACAGTTTTCCAGGTTCGTTATAGCGGCTTCGATGGTGCCGAACGGTGCGCGCGATCCAGAGGTAATTTCTGCCATCTGGCATTTGTGTCATTTGACGCATAATCTGTCCGGGATTTGTGAATGTTTCATAAACATTCCACAGTGGACAGGTACCGCCAGAATGTGTGAAATGGAAACCCGTTGCGGATTGTCGCTTCGACATATTTCCGGCACGATCTACGCGCACAAATGTAAATGGAATTCCGCGCAGATTCGGCCGTTGCAGTGTGGAAAGTCTGTGGCAAATTGTTTCATATCCAACGCCGAATATTTGAGACAAATATTCGATATCGTATTGGGAACTTTCAGATGCTGCGTGAAATTGCTGGTAGGGCAGCATAAGTGCCGCGGCATAGTAGGATGCTAGACCGCGAAGTGCCAGGGTTCGAGATTCCTCAGAAGTGAACGTAGTTTCGTTGAGGATTTCTTCCATAAGGTCACCTGCTTCAAGATAGCTGAGTTCGGCGGCCATGCGGAAGGCTTTTTGTCCGGGACTAAGTCGGGTGCTTAGTGTAAGCGTTCTGGTTGCGGGATTGTAGTGATGTAAAACTCCATTAATAGAACGTGAATGCGAAAGGGTGACGCCATGGCGTTGTAGGCGTTGGGTAATTGCGTCTTCCGTGGCCCGAATATCGTATGGGCCTAGCATCATAGTTTCTGCGAGGTCTTCTGCAGTGGTATCTAATGTCCCTAGGTAGTTTTGCCGCGCATAAAAGAAATCCCGCACTTCTTCATGGGGCATTGCTAAAGCTTGTGCACTTGAGCTGGGAGCATCTGGGGTCGGGGAGTGTCGGGTATCTATGGCAAGCGAGAGTTTATCGCGTACATTTCGGTATCTGCGGTGCATATCTACCATGGCGCGAGCCAGGGTTGGATGGTTGTACACCATTTCCGAAATTTCCTGGAGTTCAACTGTGGTGGGGCAGATTTCTTTATCTAGAACCACATCTTGGACTTCGGCGAGTAGGCGCGAATCGTCGTCTCGGGAAAAGAATGTGGCATCGACGCCAAAGGCTTCGGTGATGCGGAGAAGGACCGGAACAGTGAGCGGTCGAACGTCATGTTCGATTTGATTGACATAGCTTGCTGAAAGGCCCAGGGTTGCTGCGAGTGATGCTTGGCTGAGGTCGCGTTCGCGGCGCAGCTGCCGGAGGCGGGAGCCAACGTAGGTCTTTCCCATGTCGGCAACTATAGCCTGCGGGTAAATATTGTTGCATTCTTAACGACTTTGCTTGTGAACCTGTGTGAGTCTGCAAAGAACCCGGCGATATCCTGCAGAAGTAACGATTTTAGGGGATTGGCATCGGAGGATGTTTGGGGTTCTTTGGGGTGATTTTGGCGGGCGCTAGATGACAAGAATATCTGCGTATCAACCCTTTGGATGAATCCAGATGGGGGCAAAGCTTTCAAAGTGCTTTTCCCCCCGTTTTTTCGCAACCTAACTGTTCTTTTATTGAAGTGTCGCACCGATTCTGCAAGTCGCGGGCGTGTGCGAGACGTCGTAAAGTTCGCACAAAGAGGTGAGCCTACCCTAAACCCGGCCTGACCGGCGAAATTCTTTCGCGTGACGTGCGTCACACGAACGTTGGTCAGGTGGAAAGGCCAGCTCACAAGGTCGTAAGGTAAGTACGACACTGGAGGTGCCATGACTGTTAAATATGATGACCGTGACGCACTCGCGCACGGCAAAATTACAGAAAAGCCGCTACGTGAGCGGCCCAAGTTCCCGACATGGGCATTGAAGCTGACCATGGCCGTTACCGGCCTGATTTTCGGTGGCTTCGTATTGATTCACATGATCGGTAACCTAAAGATCTTCATGCCTATGCATGATGGTGTTCATCACATCGATGAGTACGGTGAATTCCTCCGTACTGTTGGCGAGCCACTCGTTCCACGCGAAGGCGTACTGTGGATTTTCCGTATTGTGTTGCTCGTTTCATTGATTCTCCACGTATACGGTGCGTTTGCCATTACCGGTAGAGCTCACCAATCCCGTGGTAAGTTCCGCCGCACTAACCTTATGGGCGGCCTTAACAGCTTTGCTACTCGGTCCATGCTTGTCACTGGCCTTGTACTTTTGCTGTTTATCCTGTTCCACATTCTGGACTTAACTCTTGGTGTTGCGCCCGCAGCTCCAGCAGCTTTTGAGCATGGTGCGGTTTACGCCAATATGGTTGCCAGCTTTAGCCGGTGGCCGGTAGCGATTTTCTATATTGTCGCTATGCTCGTCCTTTTCGTGCACCTTTCGCACGGCATCTGGGTTGCAGTAAGCGACCTTGGTATTACCGGTAAGCGTTGGCGGGCGATCCTGCTTTTCGTTTCGTACCTGGTTCCTGCCGCTGTGATGGTTGGCAATATCACTATTCCCCTGTCCATCGCCCTTGGCTGGATTGGCTAGGAGACATCTATGAGCACTCACTCTGAAGCAATTGTCCAGCCCGACTTTCAAGCTCCGGCTTCCTGTGTTGAAGGCGTGACTATTGGTCGCGTCCTGGACGATCATGCCCCTAAAGGCGTCCCCACAAAAGATGCGTGGGAATGGCAAAAAGACCACTACAATTTGGTTTCTCCGCTGAACCGTCGTAAGTTCCGCATTCTGGTTATCGGTACCGGTCTTTCTGGTGGTGGCGCAGCCGCAGCCCTCGGCGAACTTGGCTATGATGTCAAGGCGTTCACCTATCACGATGCGCCTCGTCGTGCGCACTCCATTGCCGCCCAGGGTGGCGTGAACTCCGCACGCGGCAAGAAGGTAGATAACGACGGCGCGTACCGCCATGTAAAAGACACCGTAAAGGGTGGCGACTATCGCTGCCGTGAGGTGGACTGCTGGCGTCTCGCCTACGAATCTGTTCGTGTTATCGACCATATGAATGCTATTGGTGCGCCATTCGCCCGCGAATACGGTGGCACCCTTGCTACCCGTTCTTTCGGTGGTGTGCAGGTTTCCCGCACCTACTACACCCGTGGCCAAACAGGTCAACAGCTCCAGCTGTCCGCTGCGGCAGCCCTCCAGCGCCAGATTCATCTTGGTTCCGTTGAGATCTTTACCCACAATGAAATGGTTGATCTCATTGTGTCCGAGATTGATGGCAAGAAGGTTTGCCAAGGTGCGGTAATGCGCAACTTGATTACTGGTGAAATCAAGGCGCACACGGGACACGCCGTTATCCTTGCTACTGGTGGCTACGGCAATGTGTACTACATGTCCACGCTGGCAAAGAACTCCAATGCTTCCGCCATTATGCGTGCCTACGATCAGGGCGCTTATATGGCATCACCGTCGTTTATTCAGTTCCACCCAACCGGCCTACCTGTGAACTCGGAGTGGCAATCCAAGACCATTCTGATGTCCGAATCGCTGCGTAACGACGGCCGCATTTGGTCCCCGAAAGAGCCTAAGGACGACCGCGATCCCAATACCATCCCTGAGGATGAGCGTGATTACTTCCTGGAGCGCCGCTATCCGGCCTTCGGTAACCTTGTGCCTCGCGACGTCGCGTCTCGCGCTATCTCCCAGCAGATCAATGCTGGTCTCGGCGTAGGCCCATTGCATAACTCCGCATACCTAGACTTCCGTGACTCCATTGAACGCCTAGGTAAAGACACCATTAAAGAGCGCTACTCCAACCTCTTCCAAATGTATGAAGAGGCCATTGGTGAAGACCCCTACACCAGCCCAATGCGCATTGCTCCTACCTGTCACTTCACCATGGGTGGCTTGTGGACTGACTTTAATGAAATGACCTCCATTGACGGCCTTTTTGCCGCTGGTGAGGCATCTTGGACCTACCACGGTGCAAACCGTCTGGGTGCAAACTCCCTGCTCTCCGCCTCGGTTGATGGCTGGTTCACCTTGCCATTCTCTGTGCCGAACTACCTCGGCCCATTGCTTGGCTCCGAGCGTCTTCCAGAAGATGCACCTGCCGCAGTTGCCGCAGTTGAGCGTGCACAAGCCCGCATTAATAAGCTAATGAGCATTAATGGCAACCACGGCCCAGAGTATTTCCACCGTCAACTCGGCGATATCCTGTACTTCTCCTGTGGCGTGGCCCGCAATGTCACCGATCTTGCATCTGGCATTGAAAAGATCCGTGAATTGCGTAAAGCCTTCTGGTCTGACCTTCGCATTACCGGTGATAAGGACGAAATGAACCAGGTCCTTGAATACGCCAACCGCGTTGCAGACTACATTGACCTCGGCGAACTCATGTGTGTCGACGCCCTCGACCGTGACGAGTCCTGTGGTGCTCACTTCCGTGATGACCACCTTTCCGAAGAAGGCGAAGCCGAGCGCGACGATGAGAACTGGTGCTTCGTCTCCGCTTGGGAGCCAAACGGTGAAAACAAGTTCATCCGCCACGCAGAACCGCTCTACTTCGAAGCGATCCCGCTGCAGACAAGGAACTACAAGTAATGAAACTGCATCTTGAGATCTGGCGTCAGGCCGGACCGACCACCGAGGGACACTTCGAGAGCATCGACGTGGATGATGCTGTCGCACAGATGTCGATC contains the following coding sequences:
- a CDS encoding fumarate reductase/succinate dehydrogenase flavoprotein subunit, with product MSTHSEAIVQPDFQAPASCVEGVTIGRVLDDHAPKGVPTKDAWEWQKDHYNLVSPLNRRKFRILVIGTGLSGGGAAAALGELGYDVKAFTYHDAPRRAHSIAAQGGVNSARGKKVDNDGAYRHVKDTVKGGDYRCREVDCWRLAYESVRVIDHMNAIGAPFAREYGGTLATRSFGGVQVSRTYYTRGQTGQQLQLSAAAALQRQIHLGSVEIFTHNEMVDLIVSEIDGKKVCQGAVMRNLITGEIKAHTGHAVILATGGYGNVYYMSTLAKNSNASAIMRAYDQGAYMASPSFIQFHPTGLPVNSEWQSKTILMSESLRNDGRIWSPKEPKDDRDPNTIPEDERDYFLERRYPAFGNLVPRDVASRAISQQINAGLGVGPLHNSAYLDFRDSIERLGKDTIKERYSNLFQMYEEAIGEDPYTSPMRIAPTCHFTMGGLWTDFNEMTSIDGLFAAGEASWTYHGANRLGANSLLSASVDGWFTLPFSVPNYLGPLLGSERLPEDAPAAVAAVERAQARINKLMSINGNHGPEYFHRQLGDILYFSCGVARNVTDLASGIEKIRELRKAFWSDLRITGDKDEMNQVLEYANRVADYIDLGELMCVDALDRDESCGAHFRDDHLSEEGEAERDDENWCFVSAWEPNGENKFIRHAEPLYFEAIPLQTRNYK
- the lpdA gene encoding dihydrolipoyl dehydrogenase, yielding MTEHFDVVVLGAGPGGYVSAIRASQLGLKVAVVEKQYWGGVCLNIGCIPSKALLKNAELAHTFNHEAKLFGISGDVSFDFGAAHDRSRKVSSGIVKGVHFLMKKNKITEIDGFGVFKDAKSLQITEGKDAGKTITFDNCIIATGSVVRSLPGVELSGNVVSFEEQILSRDLPDSMVIVGAGAIGMEFAYVLSNYGVDVTIVEFMDRVLPNEDADVSKEIAKQYKKLGVKLLTGYKTTGVRDNGDSVEVDVESKDGSKSETLIVDRVMISIGFAPRVEGYGLENTGVKLTDRGAIDIDERMRTNVPGIYAIGDVTAKLQLAHVAEAQGVVAAETIANAETMELGDYMMMPRATFCNPQVASFGYTEEKAREIAKAEGREIKVATFPFSANGKAQGLGESAGFVKIVADAEYGELLGAHMVGSNVSELLPELTLAQKFDLTAEEIGRNIHTHPTLSEAMKEAAEGICGHMINF
- a CDS encoding succinate dehydrogenase cytochrome b subunit encodes the protein MTVKYDDRDALAHGKITEKPLRERPKFPTWALKLTMAVTGLIFGGFVLIHMIGNLKIFMPMHDGVHHIDEYGEFLRTVGEPLVPREGVLWIFRIVLLVSLILHVYGAFAITGRAHQSRGKFRRTNLMGGLNSFATRSMLVTGLVLLLFILFHILDLTLGVAPAAPAAFEHGAVYANMVASFSRWPVAIFYIVAMLVLFVHLSHGIWVAVSDLGITGKRWRAILLFVSYLVPAAVMVGNITIPLSIALGWIG
- the ramB gene encoding acetate metabolism transcriptional regulator RamB, with the protein product MGKTYVGSRLRQLRRERDLSQASLAATLGLSASYVNQIEHDVRPLTVPVLLRITEAFGVDATFFSRDDDSRLLAEVQDVVLDKEICPTTVELQEISEMVYNHPTLARAMVDMHRRYRNVRDKLSLAIDTRHSPTPDAPSSSAQALAMPHEEVRDFFYARQNYLGTLDTTAEDLAETMMLGPYDIRATEDAITQRLQRHGVTLSHSRSINGVLHHYNPATRTLTLSTRLSPGQKAFRMAAELSYLEAGDLMEEILNETTFTSEESRTLALRGLASYYAAALMLPYQQFHAASESSQYDIEYLSQIFGVGYETICHRLSTLQRPNLRGIPFTFVRVDRAGNMSKRQSATGFHFTHSGGTCPLWNVYETFTNPGQIMRQMTQMPDGRNYLWIARTVRHHRSRYNEPGKLFAIGLGCEARHAERTIYSQGMDLENFSGATPIGAGCRVCTRDNCAQRAFPPVHRTINIDAHRSTIAPY